Within the Melitaea cinxia chromosome 12, ilMelCinx1.1, whole genome shotgun sequence genome, the region ACTTTAACGATGTATATTATGCCATTATTTCGTACGTAAATAGTTTCAAAAATGACGATCTCAATCGGCGTCGGTCACTTCATCAGGACGATATTTGTCATAAAAGAAATTTACCCGTCTTGCCTTTACCCGAGTTTAACGGTGATCCTACCGATTGGCAAtcgttttttgatttattttgttcattagTACACGACAACAGAGCCTACACGGAGACGGAAAAATTACGATACCTACTActttcggttaaaaatgaaccatataatttgattaaatcaCTCCCTATAACAggagataattatattattgcgttaaaaattttaaaatatagatatgaAAATAGGCGAATTATTGCATCGAAACATTTAGATCGTATACTTGACCTTGAAACATGTTCCGAGCGATCATATCATAGTGtacgtaatttattaaatgtctaCCAAGAAAACATCAGGGCGCTTGAAGTCATGGATTTTCCTATAGACCAATGgagttttatattacttaacatATTACTGCGTAAAATACCTAtaagtttaagaaaaaattacgaACGTTCATTGTCAAGACCGTCCGACATACCAGATGTTAATACTTTAATTGAATTTCTAGAACGCGAAATATCAGCTGACGAAATCGCTATAGCTTCTTATACGCAGTCCACTAAAAACTACCCACAACATATAAATAATCACCGTACGAAGATTGGTGGGAAGTCAAACGCGATACATCGAAACTCATTCAATGCAAGTGTCGCTTCAATCACAGAACAAACTGGACCTTATGTCAATAGTAATAGAGATCGATCTTGCTTGAAGTGCTCCGGTCAGcatttaatatctaaatgtaCAGAGTTTTTAAATCTTTCTCCGCAGGAtaggtacaattttattaaaaacaaaaatatttgttacaattgTTTAAACGTCGGACACgatgttaaaaattgtaaatcgaAATTTGTGTGTCGTACGTGTCAAAAGAAACATCATAGccttattcatttaatttcaccGCAGTCTTTAGCAATTGTAAACAAAACTGCCACGGCTAGCGCCGTTTCGCTTCCTCTTACGGAGGATAAACAGGACGATCGCGTACATAATAATTACGCAACAAAAATGCATTCGTCGCATTCCATGGTTACGGTATTATTATCTACGGctttaattgatttatatttaggaAATAATAAGATTTCATCCGTTCGGTGTATAGTTGACAGTGGAAGTCAGGCTTCGTTTATAAGTGAAGCATGCGTACAGCGTCTTGGTTTGCCGCGCACTAACGTTCACATACCAGTATTAGGCATAGGAGATACGGAACCATTGATGCCCAGGGGTATGGTTACGTGCGCGATTACGCCTAAAAATAAACATCATCCCGTTATTCCGGTTGACGCATTAATCTTGCCTAAGTTAATGTCAAAAATGCCTAATTTGTCTTTGCCTTATACTAAGTGGCCTCACTTAAAGGGACTTACCTTGGCTGATCCTCATTTTCATACACCCCAACCGGTTGAAATGTTATTAGGAGCGGATATACTATcccacattttattaaataacactaTTACGGGTCCACCGGGTACACCGATCGCTATGAATAGTGTGTTCGGTTATTTACTGTTAGGGAAACTTACTTTCAATACAAACATTTCGACTCCACTCCAAGTTTGTTATAGCTCGTTTGACAACGACAACTTACAAAGATTTTGGGAGCTGGAGTCAGTGCCAGAAAAGCGGAGTTACACTCCCGATGAGGAATTATGCGAATCCTTTTTTCGAAGAACGCATAATCGAGACCTCACAGGGCGATACGTGGTCGCTCTGCCCTTCAAGGTCAACGCCCCGCCCCTCGGCGAATCTAGACAAATCGCAGTAGCACGTTTTCATAAATTGGAATATAGGTTAGAACGTAATCCCCAGCTGAAGATTGACTATCACGCTTGCCTTCAGGAGTACATTGACCTCAATCATATGGAGCTCGTTGATGATAAGCCTTCAGTTGGTGCGAGTTACTATATCCCACACCATTGTGTGATTAAGCCCTCAAGCCAGACAACACGCACCCGAGTTGTTTTTGATGCCGGCTGTCGTACGACCAGTGGGTACTCATTAAATGATGTGCTGTTCTCGGGACCTAAACTTCACCTAGATATTGTAGAcgttcttttaaaatttcgtgTTTATCGTGTTGCTTTCTGTTCAGATATAAAACAGATGTTTCGTAATATATTGTTACGTGAAAGTGATAGAGATTTTCAGCGTATTCTCTGGCGTCGATCACCAGAGGAACCTTTACGTGACTATAGACTTCGTACAGTCACCTTCGGCGTCAATTGTTCTCCCTATCTCGCACTTCGTACCATCCGACAATTAGCTTGCGATGAAGGCGAGCGTTTGAAATTGGCTGCAGCTGTTTTACTAAATAATGTCTTCGTTGATGACGTCATTACGGGCGCCGACAGCGAAGCCCAGGCTCTTCTACTTCAGCAGGAGCTGATTGCTATTTGCGCAACGGCTGGGTTCGAGCTACGCAAATGGCATAGCAACTCGCAAGCGGTTCTCGCCGCAGTCCAGCCCTCAGAGTTTCATGGTGAGCGGTGTGAGAGTGTTCTTTTTTCAGAGATGGAGGGTGACAAAGGTGTGAATGTCCTCGGATTGCAGTGGAACCCCCGAGCAGACTCATTTAGCTTCAAGGTTCATGTTACTTCGCGCGAATACACTAAGCGTGCTATATTATCT harbors:
- the LOC123658673 gene encoding uncharacterized protein LOC123658673 — encoded protein: MPDGIKLEILCEQDIFERDLILDELKRILQLATTNDQQFRSRASDLNSHQRKFNKIQSKIEKTLIKHKLFDKDEHIKIRNDFNDVYYAIISYVNSFKNDDLNRRRSLHQDDICHKRNLPVLPLPEFNGDPTDWQSFFDLFCSLVHDNRAYTETEKLRYLLLSVKNEPYNLIKSLPITGDNYIIALKILKYRYENRRIIASKHLDRILDLETCSERSYHSVRNLLNVYQENIRALEVMDFPIDQWSFILLNILLRKIPISLRKNYERSLSRPSDIPDVNTLIEFLEREISADEIAIASYTQSTKNYPQHINNHRTKIGGKSNAIHRNSFNASVASITEQTGPYVNSNRDRSCLKCSGQHLISKCTEFLNLSPQDRYNFIKNKNICYNCLNVGHDVKNCKSKFVCRTCQKKHHSLIHLISPQSLAIVNKTATASAVSLPLTEDKQDDRVHNNYATKMHSSHSMVTVLLSTALIDLYLGNNKISSVRCIVDSGSQASFISEACVQRLGLPRTNVHIPVLGIGDTEPLMPRGMVTCAITPKNKHHPVIPVDALILPKLMSKMPNLSLPYTKWPHLKGLTLADPHFHTPQPVEMLLGADILSHILLNNTITGPPGTPIAMNSVFGYLLLGKLTFNTNISTPLQVCYSSFDNDNLQRFWELESVPEKRSYTPDEELCESFFRRTHNRDLTGRYVVALPFKVNAPPLGESRQIAVARFHKLEYRLERNPQLKIDYHACLQEYIDLNHMELVDDKPSVGASYYIPHHCVIKPSSQTTRTRVVFDAGCRTTSGYSLNDVLFSGPKLHLDIVDVLLKFRVYRVAFCSDIKQMFRNILLRESDRDFQRILWRRSPEEPLRDYRLRTVTFGVNCSPYLALRTIRQLACDEGERLKLAAAVLLNNVFVDDVITGADSEAQALLLQQELIAICATAGFELRKWHSNSQAVLAAVQPSEFHGERCESVLFSEMEGDKGVNVLGLQWNPRADSFSFKVHVTSREYTKRAILSEIAKIYDPLGLLSPITLFAKHLIQLMWLANIGWDEPPPIDILNSWTYFTKERPLLASISFPRYIFNTDDLESIQIHGFSDASQVGYAACVYIRHVGKSGDCETHLIMAKTRVAPLRVCLTIPRLELMAALLLSKLIEKVNHVYGDKIRSGHIVAWSDSSVVLAWLRSSPHEWKTFVSNRVSEILTRVPASCWRHVPSADNPADAASRGLLPAALVKSDLWYHGPVWLQQSSDSWPIQ